The nucleotide sequence CTGAAAATTATTTCTTTTATCTTCATTTATCGCTTCTTCTAATTCAGATGTGAGCATTCTGAATTGATCGTCAGTTTTTATTTTTACTACAGCAGTTATGGGCATTCCCAAAGTAATTACGCCTTTTTCAATTGATGAATGCGCGTGTTCGGAACAATAAATCTTTAATTTAGATATATCAAATTCCGGATTATTAGATTTTGCCTGTTCCCTTGCCGCGGCAATAGCGTGCATTGAACTAACCGACGCTAAATCATAAATAATTCCACAAAATTTTTTTGGTAATTGAAGCATTTGCCTAAACCAATCAAGCACAACTTCTTCTAATTCCGTTGATGCGGGAGATGTTTTCCAAATCATTCCATTGATGTTAAATGCTGAGCTTAAAAAATCACCTAATATTGCCGGAGCAGAGGCGGTTGAATTAAAATATGCCATAAAGTTGGGATGATTCCAATGCGTCATTCCTGGTATAATGATTTTATTTACATCATTTAAAATACTTTCAAAATTCTCACCTTTTTCGGGTGGAGCCTTGGGAATTTTAACTTTTATTTCACCGGGCTCAACTTGTGCTAGAACAGGCTTCTCTTCAATGTTTTCAAAATAATCTGCTATAAAATCTATAAGTTCATGTCCATGTTTTCGAAATTCTTCAATTGGCATATCTTTAGTTTTTAAACTCATTAAATTCTCTTTATTTTTTTATAATTTTTAAATTCGATTTCCAAATTATAAATAATAGAGGAAGTTATGAAATTAAAACTATTTCAAGTCGATGCATTTACAAGTAAAGTGTTTCAAGGAAATCCTGCGGCAGTTGTTCCATTGGAAAATTGGTTGGATGACTTAACAATGCAGAATATTGCAGCAGAAAATAATCTTGCAGAAACTGCTTTTTTTGTAAATGAGAATGACGGATATAGAATTCGCTGGTTTACCCCGGCTAGTGAAGTAGATCTGTGCGGACACGCAACATTAGCTTCTTCTTATGTTCTCTTCAATTTATTAAATTACTCTGATAATATTATTGAATTTAATTCGCGCAGCGGAAAATTAATTGTAACCAAAGAATGTGATTTAATAAGTTTAAATTTCCCATCAAGAAATCCACAGAAAATTAATTTTAATGAAATTTTAACAGATGCATTAGGCAAAAAGCCAACTGAAGTTTTTTTTGATAAATCAACTATTTGTGTTTTTGACGATGAAGAAATAGTGAAAAATCTTTCACCAAGAATAAATGACTTTTTAAAACTCAAAACTCATGGAGTAATTATAACCGCTAAAGGAAATGATGTGGATTTTGTTTCGCGTTTTTTTGCTCCTGATGTTGGTATTGATGAAGATCCAGTAACAGGTTATGCACACACATTGTTAATACCATTATGGTCAAAAAAATTAAATAAGACAATACTTAGCGCAAAACAGGTTTCTAAAAGAGGCGGTGAATTATTTTGTGAATATTTAGGTGATAGAGTAAAAATCAGCGGAAATGCAGTTCTATATTTAGAAGGTGAAATTACAATTTAAAATCTCCATGAAAAATTTGTAAAAATATTGCTGTAACTTGATTTTCCTTCAAATGTTCCTTCAAAGCTTAAAGAAAGTGAAAGATTACTGCTTATCCTTAATGAAAAATCAGCGGCTAGAATGTTTTGCAG is from Ignavibacteriota bacterium and encodes:
- a CDS encoding PhzF family phenazine biosynthesis protein; protein product: MKLKLFQVDAFTSKVFQGNPAAVVPLENWLDDLTMQNIAAENNLAETAFFVNENDGYRIRWFTPASEVDLCGHATLASSYVLFNLLNYSDNIIEFNSRSGKLIVTKECDLISLNFPSRNPQKINFNEILTDALGKKPTEVFFDKSTICVFDDEEIVKNLSPRINDFLKLKTHGVIITAKGNDVDFVSRFFAPDVGIDEDPVTGYAHTLLIPLWSKKLNKTILSAKQVSKRGGELFCEYLGDRVKISGNAVLYLEGEITI